One Solirubrobacter pauli DNA segment encodes these proteins:
- a CDS encoding FG-GAP repeat protein produces the protein MSAILAPAALAGTLAGGGPVDLLTEANLRVDGLAANAKLGDKIAPAGDFNGDGINDVALAVWMVGADGPTRAQAGAVYVVYGKASPTNVNLGALGANGVRIEGAIAGDHLGWSLAPAGDVNNDGKGDLLIGTPWSDPSSRTSAGGAHVVYGRASTAEIDLATNTAGFRIDGAAAGDRTGYSVATGDVNGDGKRDYILGAIGAQPGGKKDAGAAYVLYGKDGQADTDLGGTYDGFRIDGESAAARTGWSVASGDFDGDGKSDVAVGAIGAKDAAGSTFVVKGGTTGIAYRFDGDADDQSGWALAAGDVDGDKRAELVVGVPFHGQGGSLMSGSVYVLKPSASHALAALPAGSYRIDGAKTQDGAGWSVATSGDLNGDGIGEILLGAPGADRPAIPQESIGAAYAVYGSKAPTNVALATLGSKGVTMNGGGGFKWGDQAGWSVAGLGDITGTGVNVAAVGVPGLDTGPTTTNRDRGAGLLLNGVVDPNAPTITIATPLDGAKIPVGTEAKVQFSCADDNTVVSCFAADSGRPIINGDALTTGPQDIGPHTITVTAKDAAGNTTIKSVTYDVVVVASGAVGGTVPAVLSLSLGAPAAFPPFVPGKAQDYSAVQKATILTTAGKATLSFSDPGHMTNGAFSLAEPLRIEPAKSVWTGPASNETVDITFKQLIKANDPLRTGTYSKTVTFTLATNEP, from the coding sequence GTGAGCGCGATCCTCGCGCCCGCGGCCCTCGCGGGGACCCTCGCCGGCGGCGGGCCCGTGGACCTGCTCACCGAGGCGAACCTGCGCGTCGACGGTCTCGCCGCCAACGCCAAGCTCGGCGACAAGATCGCCCCGGCGGGCGACTTCAACGGCGACGGCATCAACGACGTCGCGCTCGCCGTCTGGATGGTCGGCGCCGACGGCCCGACGCGCGCCCAGGCCGGGGCCGTGTACGTGGTCTACGGCAAGGCCTCCCCCACGAACGTGAACCTCGGCGCGCTCGGCGCCAACGGCGTCCGCATCGAGGGCGCCATCGCCGGTGACCACCTCGGCTGGTCGCTCGCCCCCGCGGGCGACGTCAACAACGACGGCAAGGGCGACCTGCTGATCGGGACGCCGTGGAGCGACCCGTCCTCGCGCACGAGCGCGGGCGGTGCCCACGTCGTCTACGGCCGCGCCTCCACCGCCGAGATCGACCTCGCCACCAACACGGCCGGCTTCCGGATCGACGGCGCCGCCGCGGGCGACCGCACCGGCTACTCCGTCGCCACCGGCGACGTCAACGGCGACGGCAAGCGCGACTACATCCTCGGCGCGATCGGCGCCCAGCCGGGCGGCAAGAAGGATGCGGGCGCCGCCTACGTCCTCTACGGCAAGGACGGCCAGGCCGACACCGACCTCGGCGGCACCTACGACGGCTTCCGGATCGACGGCGAGTCCGCCGCCGCGCGCACCGGCTGGTCCGTCGCGTCCGGTGACTTCGACGGCGACGGCAAGAGCGACGTCGCGGTCGGCGCGATCGGCGCGAAGGACGCCGCCGGCTCGACGTTCGTCGTCAAGGGCGGCACGACCGGCATCGCGTACCGCTTCGACGGCGACGCGGACGACCAGTCCGGCTGGGCGCTGGCCGCCGGCGACGTCGACGGCGACAAGCGGGCCGAGCTCGTCGTGGGCGTGCCGTTCCACGGCCAGGGCGGCTCGCTGATGAGCGGCTCGGTCTACGTCCTCAAGCCGTCCGCGAGCCACGCGCTCGCCGCCCTCCCCGCCGGCTCGTACCGGATCGACGGCGCCAAGACGCAGGACGGCGCGGGCTGGTCGGTCGCCACGAGCGGCGACCTCAACGGCGACGGCATCGGCGAGATCCTGCTCGGCGCGCCCGGCGCGGACCGCCCGGCGATCCCGCAGGAGTCGATCGGCGCGGCGTACGCCGTGTACGGCTCCAAGGCGCCCACGAACGTCGCGTTGGCCACGCTCGGCTCCAAGGGCGTGACCATGAACGGCGGCGGCGGCTTCAAGTGGGGCGACCAGGCGGGCTGGAGCGTCGCCGGGCTCGGTGACATCACCGGCACCGGCGTCAACGTCGCCGCGGTCGGCGTCCCCGGCCTCGACACGGGCCCGACGACCACCAACCGCGACCGCGGCGCCGGGCTCCTGCTCAACGGCGTCGTCGACCCGAACGCGCCGACGATCACGATCGCCACGCCGCTCGACGGCGCGAAGATCCCGGTCGGCACGGAGGCCAAGGTCCAGTTCAGCTGCGCGGACGACAACACGGTCGTCTCGTGCTTCGCGGCCGACAGCGGGCGCCCGATCATCAACGGCGACGCGCTCACGACCGGCCCGCAGGACATCGGCCCGCACACGATCACCGTGACCGCGAAGGACGCGGCCGGCAACACGACCATCAAGTCGGTCACCTACGACGTGGTGGTCGTCGCGTCGGGCGCGGTCGGCGGCACGGTTCCGGCCGTCCTGTCCCTGAGCCTGGGCGCTCCGGCCGCGTTCCCGCCGTTCGTCCCGGGCAAGGCCCAGGACTACTCGGCGGTCCAGAAGGCGACCATCCTGACGACCGCCGGCAAGGCCACGCTGTCCTTCAGCGACCCTGGCCACATGACCAACGGGGCGTTCTCCCTCGCGGAGCCGCTGCGGATCGAGCCGGCGAAGAGCGTGTGGACCGGCCCGGCGTCCAACG
- a CDS encoding M28 family peptidase: MRKTTLAVLAVAMLGATAPATAHAADPDTTALRDGVTRGEILRYAQRLQSIGMANENNRLTASAGNLESIDYVISELRELGYNPTLTPYANTASPNTWAERTPPVLERTLADGTTKTYVNALNLTGDFSQMTWGHTGDITAQVIPAARITVPPVGTQDGTRAGCAMSDFPAAVKDNIALVQRGGCTFLEKAINARANGAKAVFIMNEGQTNRTAPGTTTNGTTFTRVVGQTYPGLMAATLSYATGKEFYDAAQAGTPLTVHFKTDNAINQRIDYDIIAETTTGDPNRTLMVGAHIDGVAAGPGINDDGSGTAMNLTIASQLKKLGIQTKYRIRFGWFSGEEQGLYGSQFYANQLNTLETSKFAGMLDYDMIASTNYIPFVYTDGATVPSAETILGGLHIDYLKQKFGIESTPYIFDNRSDYAGFRTRGIPATGLYTGAETVKTADHVAKYGGQVGIQADPCYHEWCDTIFNLSEFGMDNFSDVLAHAVGSFGGIGNDAIELPVRSDN; this comes from the coding sequence GTGCGAAAGACCACCCTTGCGGTGCTCGCCGTCGCCATGCTGGGGGCCACAGCCCCGGCCACGGCGCACGCGGCAGACCCGGACACGACTGCGCTGAGAGACGGCGTCACGCGCGGCGAGATCCTGCGCTACGCGCAGCGCTTGCAGTCGATCGGCATGGCCAACGAGAACAACCGCCTGACCGCGTCAGCGGGCAACCTCGAGAGCATCGACTACGTCATCTCCGAGCTGCGCGAGCTCGGCTACAACCCGACGCTCACGCCCTACGCGAACACGGCCTCGCCGAACACGTGGGCCGAGCGCACCCCGCCCGTGCTGGAGCGGACCCTGGCGGACGGCACCACCAAGACCTACGTCAACGCCCTGAACCTGACGGGCGACTTCTCGCAGATGACCTGGGGCCACACCGGCGACATCACCGCCCAGGTCATCCCGGCCGCGCGGATCACGGTCCCGCCGGTCGGCACGCAGGACGGCACCCGCGCCGGCTGCGCGATGAGCGACTTCCCGGCGGCCGTGAAGGACAACATCGCGCTGGTCCAGCGCGGCGGCTGCACGTTCCTGGAGAAGGCGATCAACGCCCGCGCGAACGGCGCCAAGGCCGTGTTCATCATGAACGAGGGTCAGACGAACCGGACCGCGCCGGGCACGACGACCAACGGCACGACGTTCACGCGCGTCGTCGGCCAGACCTACCCGGGCCTGATGGCCGCGACGCTCTCGTACGCCACCGGCAAGGAGTTCTACGACGCCGCCCAGGCCGGCACGCCGCTGACGGTCCACTTCAAGACCGACAACGCCATCAACCAGCGGATCGACTACGACATCATCGCCGAGACCACCACCGGTGACCCGAATCGCACCCTGATGGTCGGTGCCCACATCGACGGCGTCGCCGCCGGCCCGGGCATCAACGACGACGGCTCCGGCACGGCGATGAACCTGACGATCGCCAGCCAGCTCAAGAAGCTCGGCATCCAGACCAAGTACCGGATCCGCTTCGGCTGGTTCTCGGGCGAGGAGCAGGGCCTGTACGGCTCCCAGTTCTACGCCAACCAGCTCAACACGCTCGAGACGAGCAAGTTCGCGGGCATGCTCGACTACGACATGATCGCCTCGACGAACTACATCCCGTTCGTCTACACCGACGGCGCGACCGTCCCGAGCGCCGAGACCATCCTCGGCGGCCTCCACATCGACTACCTCAAGCAGAAGTTCGGCATCGAGAGCACGCCGTACATCTTCGACAACCGCTCCGACTACGCCGGCTTCCGCACCCGCGGCATCCCGGCCACCGGCCTCTACACCGGTGCGGAGACCGTCAAGACCGCGGATCACGTCGCCAAGTACGGCGGCCAGGTCGGCATCCAGGCCGACCCGTGCTACCACGAGTGGTGCGACACGATCTTCAACCTGAGCGAGTTCGGCATGGACAACTTCTCGGACGTGCTCGCGCACGCCGTGGGGTCGTTCGGCGGCATCGGCAACGACGCCATCGAGCTGCCGGTGCGCAGCGACAACTAG
- a CDS encoding response regulator transcription factor: protein MRVLVVEGHEVLGNGLRWLLTRVPWIERCTLAHEPQGGYDLALVDVGLGLPMCERVAATGARTALLTSRWDDVSLRTARSAGAFGVISRDLPARDLLAAVRTLARGGMPEPRTGVTGGTRFTPREREILRLVGAGLTNAEIGAEMFLAPGTVKHHMLGIYDKLGARNRAGAVHSARRLGIVADRREPFTPPAEPVRVLVADPIDVRRAGVLLALHGRPWVEACAGARTLEDARAMAERLDPQLVLAGTPDLRLPGIPTLALREDGTIEQRVEGDTGSVSPRERDVLFAFAAGATNPVIASQLGLSPNTVKQHASSIFRKLGVRNRAEAVRRADELGLLAA from the coding sequence GTGCGCGTCCTGGTGGTCGAAGGTCATGAGGTGCTGGGCAACGGGTTGCGCTGGCTGCTGACGCGCGTGCCGTGGATCGAGCGATGCACGCTCGCCCACGAGCCGCAGGGCGGTTACGACCTGGCGCTGGTCGACGTGGGTCTCGGCTTGCCGATGTGCGAGCGCGTGGCTGCGACCGGTGCGCGCACCGCGCTGCTCACCTCCCGCTGGGACGACGTCTCCCTGCGCACCGCGCGGTCCGCCGGCGCCTTCGGCGTGATCTCGCGCGACCTCCCGGCGCGCGACCTGCTCGCCGCCGTGCGGACCCTCGCCCGCGGCGGGATGCCCGAGCCGCGCACCGGCGTCACCGGCGGCACCCGCTTCACCCCGCGCGAGCGCGAGATCCTGCGTCTCGTCGGCGCGGGCCTGACGAACGCCGAGATCGGCGCCGAGATGTTCCTCGCCCCGGGCACCGTCAAGCACCACATGCTCGGCATCTACGACAAGCTCGGCGCCCGCAACCGCGCCGGCGCCGTCCACTCCGCCCGCCGCCTGGGGATCGTCGCCGACCGGCGCGAGCCGTTCACCCCACCCGCCGAGCCCGTGCGCGTCCTGGTCGCCGACCCGATCGACGTCCGCCGCGCCGGCGTGCTGCTCGCCCTGCACGGCCGCCCCTGGGTCGAGGCCTGCGCCGGCGCCCGCACGCTCGAGGACGCCCGCGCCATGGCCGAGCGCCTGGACCCGCAGCTCGTCCTCGCCGGCACGCCCGACCTGCGGCTGCCCGGGATCCCGACCCTGGCCCTGCGTGAGGACGGCACGATCGAGCAGCGCGTCGAGGGCGACACCGGCTCGGTCTCCCCGCGCGAGCGCGACGTCCTGTTCGCGTTCGCCGCGGGCGCGACGAACCCGGTGATCGCCAGCCAGCTGGGCCTGTCGCCCAACACGGTCAAGCAGCACGCCTCGTCGATCTTCCGCAAGCTCGGCGTCCGCAACCGGGCCGAAGCGGTGCGCCGGGCCGACGAGCTCGGGCTGCTGGCCGCCTGA
- a CDS encoding ACT domain-containing protein — protein sequence MLLLPPGVAPSSVTRLSVQVLDNPGVLLRVLGICQRRGARVLAMTYAADRIELAVSADERHLNLLRGRLEGAVDVLGVVAR from the coding sequence ATGCTGCTCCTTCCCCCCGGCGTCGCCCCCTCGTCCGTCACCCGGCTCTCGGTCCAGGTGCTCGACAACCCCGGCGTGCTGCTGCGCGTGCTCGGCATCTGCCAGCGGCGCGGCGCGCGGGTGCTCGCGATGACCTACGCGGCCGACCGGATCGAGCTCGCGGTCAGTGCCGACGAACGGCACCTGAACCTGCTCCGAGGCCGCTTGGAAGGCGCGGTCGACGTCCTCGGCGTGGTGGCGCGTTGA
- a CDS encoding methyl-accepting chemotaxis protein, with translation MTAIRNLPLAARLGGAFGVLCLALAIVAFAGINSMDNLRAETDELGERHIEAAQLLGGMQERAKDNVSLISQHLYVRDGDLAAQDEIVKEIEANWAASKQDGAAVAKLFEGTPAEDELNTFVAVRSEMLEAQKAALEDSRAETVADVEERTGSRTTFEQTILKLDSELEAAAEGLDAATNTFAEQGMSAAHAADASGKRLILIIAILAVLAAIGLAVWVTRSVTRPVRALDCRLTSLNDNCLSDLATAMDRMSEGDLTFPITPVTTPIDVTSTDELGRLSTTFNGMLAKAQHSIAGYEAMRGQLGEVIAEVAAGAGTVASASQEMAATSDEAGRAVGEIASAVTDVASGAERQVRMVESTREAVQEAARAATASADTATATAEAAKEARAVAEQGVAAAAQATDAIRQVAESSANVGTAMEDLAGKSAQIGGIVTTITALAEQTNLLALNAAIEAARAGEQGKGFAVVAEEVRKLAEESQEAAGQISSLIGEIQHETQNVVGVVAEGGRRTADGVATVEQTREAFEAIGRAVEDVTGRVGEIATAVHQISADAQRAEQDIAEVAAVAEQSSASAEQVSASTQQTSASTEEIAASAQTLAATAETLNSLVGRFRLTV, from the coding sequence ATGACCGCGATCCGCAACCTGCCACTCGCCGCGCGCCTGGGTGGCGCCTTCGGCGTCCTGTGCCTGGCGTTGGCGATCGTCGCCTTCGCGGGCATCAACTCCATGGACAACCTGCGCGCCGAGACCGACGAGCTCGGCGAGCGCCACATCGAGGCGGCCCAGCTGCTGGGCGGCATGCAGGAGCGGGCCAAGGACAACGTGTCCCTGATCTCGCAGCACCTGTACGTGCGCGACGGCGACCTCGCCGCGCAGGACGAGATCGTGAAGGAGATCGAGGCCAACTGGGCCGCGAGCAAGCAGGACGGCGCCGCCGTCGCGAAGCTCTTCGAGGGCACGCCCGCCGAGGATGAGCTGAACACGTTCGTCGCCGTGCGCTCCGAGATGCTCGAGGCGCAGAAGGCCGCGCTGGAGGACTCGCGCGCGGAGACCGTCGCCGACGTCGAGGAGCGCACCGGCTCCCGCACGACGTTCGAGCAGACGATCCTCAAGCTCGACAGCGAGCTCGAGGCCGCCGCCGAGGGCCTGGACGCCGCGACCAACACGTTCGCCGAGCAGGGCATGAGCGCCGCGCACGCCGCGGACGCCTCCGGCAAGCGCCTGATCCTGATCATCGCGATCCTCGCCGTCCTGGCCGCGATCGGGCTGGCCGTGTGGGTCACGCGCTCGGTCACCCGGCCGGTCCGTGCGCTCGACTGCCGCCTCACGAGCCTCAACGACAACTGCCTGAGCGACCTCGCGACCGCCATGGACCGCATGTCGGAGGGCGACCTCACGTTCCCGATCACACCGGTCACCACCCCGATCGACGTCACGTCCACGGACGAGCTCGGCCGCCTCTCCACCACCTTCAACGGGATGCTCGCCAAGGCGCAGCACTCGATCGCCGGCTACGAGGCCATGCGCGGGCAGCTCGGCGAGGTCATCGCGGAGGTCGCCGCGGGCGCCGGCACGGTCGCCTCCGCCTCGCAGGAGATGGCCGCCACGTCCGACGAGGCCGGCCGCGCCGTGGGCGAGATCGCCTCGGCCGTGACCGACGTCGCCTCGGGCGCCGAGCGCCAGGTGCGGATGGTCGAGTCCACCCGCGAGGCCGTGCAGGAGGCCGCTCGCGCCGCCACCGCGAGCGCCGACACCGCGACGGCCACGGCCGAAGCCGCCAAGGAGGCCCGCGCGGTCGCCGAGCAGGGCGTCGCCGCCGCCGCGCAGGCCACGGACGCCATCCGGCAGGTCGCCGAGTCCTCCGCCAACGTCGGCACCGCGATGGAGGATCTGGCCGGCAAGTCCGCGCAGATCGGCGGCATCGTGACCACGATCACCGCCCTGGCCGAGCAGACGAACCTGCTCGCGCTCAACGCCGCGATCGAGGCCGCCCGCGCCGGTGAGCAGGGCAAGGGCTTCGCGGTCGTCGCCGAGGAGGTCCGCAAGCTCGCCGAGGAGTCCCAGGAGGCCGCGGGCCAGATCTCGTCGCTGATCGGTGAGATCCAGCACGAGACGCAGAACGTCGTCGGCGTCGTCGCCGAGGGCGGCCGCCGCACGGCGGACGGCGTCGCGACGGTCGAGCAGACGCGTGAGGCGTTCGAGGCGATCGGCCGGGCCGTCGAGGACGTCACGGGCCGCGTCGGCGAGATCGCCACCGCCGTCCACCAGATCTCCGCCGACGCGCAGCGTGCCGAGCAGGACATCGCCGAGGTCGCCGCGGTCGCCGAGCAGTCGTCGGCGTCGGCCGAGCAGGTCTCCGCGTCCACGCAGCAGACCAGCGCGTCCACGGAGGAGATCGCCGCGTCGGCCCAGACGCTCGCCGCCACGGCTGAGACGCTCAACAGCCTGGTTGGCCGCTTCCGGCTGACCGTGTAG
- a CDS encoding peptidoglycan-binding domain-containing protein, producing the protein MAGLLVPANADAARKKAPELTRIRCVPATSATCKAGIKVVVGKQLQLSGKRVVKGMRVSFRWTGGALATKLDRTRVGYVARVPAGTRAGSVSVTVSDRAGRRSNAIKITVTAPPRVAPTPAPQPGALPEAFRGNGMWIWELNRSDGGDLASIVARARAAAISTVFVKSSDGAGSRWAQFSPELVAGLKAQGLRVCAWQFVYGNDPVGEATLGADAVADGADCLVVDAEGAYENKYAQAAQYMGALRAAVGPAYPIGFTSFPYVDYHSRIPYSVFLAPGAANANLPQVYWKDIGGTVDAVSGRTLAHNRIYGTPIAPIGQTYGSVPPEDIARFRALWAAYGAAGLSWWSWQATTEPGWAALAQPVGGLALPPTDPGWPTLAKGNKGDQVLWLQRHLQSADPSVAPTSTFDVATDIALRAFQTARGLPVTGTTDALTWQAVLSLPLAPG; encoded by the coding sequence GTGGCCGGACTCCTGGTTCCCGCCAACGCCGATGCAGCGCGCAAGAAGGCGCCCGAGCTGACGCGGATCCGCTGCGTCCCGGCCACGTCCGCGACGTGCAAGGCCGGCATCAAGGTGGTCGTGGGCAAGCAGTTGCAGCTCAGCGGCAAGCGCGTCGTCAAGGGCATGCGCGTCTCGTTCCGCTGGACCGGTGGTGCGCTCGCCACCAAGCTCGACCGCACGCGGGTCGGCTACGTCGCCCGCGTGCCCGCCGGCACGCGCGCCGGAAGCGTGAGCGTGACCGTGTCCGACCGCGCCGGCCGCCGCTCGAACGCGATCAAGATCACCGTCACCGCGCCGCCCCGCGTCGCCCCCACGCCCGCGCCGCAGCCGGGCGCGCTGCCGGAGGCCTTCCGTGGCAACGGCATGTGGATCTGGGAGCTCAACCGCTCCGACGGCGGCGACCTCGCGTCGATCGTCGCGCGCGCCCGCGCCGCCGCCATCTCCACCGTCTTCGTCAAGAGCTCCGACGGCGCCGGCAGCCGCTGGGCGCAGTTCTCGCCCGAGCTCGTCGCGGGGCTGAAGGCGCAGGGCCTGCGCGTGTGCGCGTGGCAGTTCGTCTACGGCAACGACCCGGTCGGCGAGGCCACCCTCGGGGCCGACGCGGTCGCCGACGGCGCCGATTGCCTGGTCGTGGACGCCGAGGGCGCCTACGAGAACAAGTACGCGCAGGCCGCGCAGTACATGGGCGCGCTCCGGGCGGCCGTCGGCCCCGCGTACCCGATCGGCTTCACCAGCTTCCCGTACGTGGACTACCACAGCCGGATCCCGTACTCGGTGTTCCTCGCCCCGGGCGCCGCCAACGCGAACCTGCCCCAGGTGTACTGGAAGGACATCGGCGGGACGGTCGACGCGGTCTCGGGCCGCACGCTCGCCCACAACCGGATCTACGGCACCCCGATCGCGCCGATCGGGCAGACGTACGGCAGCGTCCCGCCGGAGGACATCGCCCGCTTCCGCGCGCTGTGGGCCGCGTACGGCGCCGCCGGCCTGTCCTGGTGGTCCTGGCAGGCGACGACCGAGCCCGGCTGGGCGGCGCTCGCGCAGCCCGTCGGCGGCCTCGCGCTCCCGCCGACCGATCCCGGCTGGCCGACGCTCGCCAAGGGCAACAAGGGCGACCAGGTGCTGTGGCTGCAGCGCCACCTGCAGTCCGCTGATCCGTCGGTCGCCCCCACGAGCACCTTCGATGTGGCCACCGACATCGCGCTGCGCGCGTTCCAGACCGCCCGCGGACTGCCGGTGACCGGCACCACGGACGCGCTCACCTGGCAGGCCGTCCTGAGCCTGCCGCTCGCCCCGGGGTAG